The Phocoena sinus isolate mPhoSin1 chromosome 17, mPhoSin1.pri, whole genome shotgun sequence genome contains a region encoding:
- the PENK gene encoding proenkephalin-A — protein MARFLRLCTWLLALGPGLLATVRAECSQDCATCIYRLARPTDLNPLACTLECEGKLPSLKTWETCKELLQLSKLELPPDGNSALSKQEDHRLLAKKYGGFMKRYGGFMKKMDELYPLEPEEEANGGQILGKRYGGFMKKDTEEDDSIGNPSDLLKELLGEGNQREGAPHQEGKDDADVSKRYGGFMRGLKRSPQLEDEAKELQKRYGGFMRRVGRPEWWTDYQKRYGGFLKRFPDSLPSDEEGESYSKEVPEMEKRYGGFMRF, from the exons ATGGCGCGGTTCCTGAGACTCTGCACTTGGCTGTTGGCGCTCGGCCCCGGGCTCCTGGCGACCGTGCGGGCGGAATGCAGCCAGGACTGCGCGACCTGCATCTACCGCCTGGCGCGCCCGACCGATCTCAACCCGCTG GCTTGCACACTGGAATGTGAGGGGAAACTGCCTTCTCTCAAGACCTGGGAAACCTGCAAGGAGCTTCTGCAGCTGTCCAAGCTGGAGCTCCCTCCAGACGGCAACAGTGCCCTCAGCAAACAGGAGGACCACCGCCTGCTCGCCAAGAA ATACGGGGGCTTCATGAAGAGGTATGGAGGCTTCATGAAGAAGATGGATGAGCTGTATCCCCTGGAGCCGGAGGAAGAGGCAAATGGAGGTCAAATCCTTGGCAAGAGATACGGGGGCTTCATGAAGAAGGATACGGAGGAAGACGACTCCATAGGCAATCCCTCCGACCTGCTGAAAGAGCTGCTGGGAGAGGGGAACCAGCGAGAAGGGGCTCCCCACCAGGAAGGCAAGGATGACGCAGACGTGAGCAAGAGATACGGGGGCTTCATGCGAGGCTTAAAGAGAAGCCCCCAGCTGGAAGACGAAGCCAAAGAGCTGCAGAAGCGGTACGGCGGCTTCATGAGAAGAGTGGGTCGCCCAGAGTGGTGGACGGACTACCAGAAAAGGTATGGCGGCTTCCTCAAGCGCTTTCCAGATTCCCTGCCCTCTGACGAAGAAGGTGAAAGTTACTCAAAGGAAGTTCccgaaatggagaaaagatatggAGGATTTATGAGATTTTAA